The Leadbettera azotonutricia ZAS-9 genome has a window encoding:
- a CDS encoding uroporphyrinogen decarboxylase family protein, whose translation MTSRERVLAALRHEESDKIPFSLGFGVNEYARKQLAEYLGKTMNEIDAMLLAATDLRWVSPRYIGPSYRSPKGDAEKPDVWGVSHKAVFNGFDSYYEISNYPLKGLGETMKLEDHVFPSPDWFDYSFLKSDIEKADHDGEHAIVMGNGNIFESSWYMLGFEDMFALLLTDPDLAWKLLEKVTDFFCAYFERALTAAGGRIDIAFTADDIGQQSGLLMSLPLWEEILKPHHVRLNKLLHSFGVKVMYHTDGAVMDAIDGLIDMGIDVFEAIQFDAKGMDPVLLKNNWRHKLCFHGGVSVQSTLPFGSTDDVRKEVQERIKIMGKNGGYILAPSHAIQGGTPPQNIIAFLEEAGRW comes from the coding sequence GTGACTTCCCGCGAACGCGTTCTGGCTGCACTGCGGCATGAAGAAAGCGACAAGATTCCATTCTCGTTGGGCTTTGGGGTAAACGAATATGCCCGCAAGCAGCTAGCCGAATATCTCGGCAAAACGATGAATGAAATTGATGCCATGCTTCTTGCCGCAACCGATCTGCGCTGGGTGTCTCCCCGGTATATCGGGCCTTCGTACCGCAGCCCCAAGGGCGATGCGGAGAAGCCTGATGTCTGGGGAGTCAGCCATAAAGCGGTATTCAACGGATTCGATTCCTACTATGAGATCAGTAATTACCCCCTGAAGGGATTGGGGGAAACCATGAAGCTTGAAGATCATGTGTTTCCCTCACCTGACTGGTTCGATTACAGTTTTCTTAAATCTGATATTGAAAAAGCAGATCATGACGGCGAACATGCAATAGTTATGGGCAATGGAAATATCTTTGAGTCCAGCTGGTATATGCTCGGTTTTGAAGATATGTTCGCCCTTCTCCTGACTGATCCTGATCTTGCCTGGAAGCTGCTTGAAAAGGTTACGGATTTTTTCTGCGCTTATTTTGAGCGGGCCTTGACTGCAGCCGGAGGACGCATTGATATTGCCTTTACAGCTGACGATATAGGCCAGCAGAGCGGGCTCCTCATGTCTCTCCCCTTATGGGAGGAGATACTAAAGCCTCATCATGTGCGGCTTAACAAGCTGCTTCACAGTTTTGGCGTAAAAGTGATGTACCATACTGACGGCGCAGTGATGGATGCCATTGACGGCCTTATCGATATGGGTATAGATGTTTTTGAGGCGATACAGTTTGATGCCAAGGGCATGGATCCGGTATTGCTAAAAAACAACTGGAGGCATAAACTATGCTTTCATGGGGGAGTGAGTGTGCAATCCACTCTTCCTTTCGGCAGTACTGACGATGTGCGGAAAGAAGTACAGGAGCGAATAAAGATTATGGGAAAAAACGGCGGTTATATTCTGGCGCCTTCTCATGCAATACAGGGCGGTACGCCGCCTCAAAATATTATAGCTTTCCTTGAGGAAGCGGGACGCTGGTAA
- the acsB gene encoding acetyl-CoA decarbonylase/synthase complex subunit alpha/beta: MKLLFDRAFDGVDEMYAMAEKTLNETIAELGEAAPMAMPNTGYYLANHLAYLGKKITTLGQFKETMPVIKEWITRGPRLDNVFKAGFGTFLAAEIIEACKYAKNPQPYGEEYHGHLSDAEARELGVPLVTGDLPGFVVIIGPAPSDEEAVELIKGYQSRAIFVFLIGGIIDQAKRMKVNMGFPVRVVAVGPDIWAVAHIISFVNRAAMIFGAVQPGDREELDDYTFHRIRAFVNAFDPVGDIVIGAGAGAIAMGFPVITNDTKDMWKVPKSLIIQENTKDFIETSLEARDIKLKITKIDIPVSFSTAFEGEIIRRADMQVDMDGSRLDCFELVRTKDSSEIEDHNIEIIGPDIDSVEVGSRFPIGYVVEVAGKNMQSDFEPVFERRFHNFINCAEGVMHTGQRDLIRIRVSKVAFDAGFRAKHIGEILYAKVKSEYDSVVDKCQVKIYTNPDDLKRLRAEANEIYNKRDDRLKSLTDETVPVFYNCILCQSFSPAHVCIVSPERLGLCGAVSWLDAKATNELDPNGPCQVVTKERVVDENLGIWEDVNENVQQASHGSLQQVTLYSIMQDPMTSCGCFECICGIEPMSNGVVIVNREHTGMTPLGMTFSEMASMTGGGVQTPGFMGHGKHFIASKKFMKADGGSRRIVWMPKALKDLVGSRLNKTVQELWGVEDFTEKVGDETVAEDVEGLATFLAEKGHPVLEMEPLL, from the coding sequence ATGAAGTTGCTTTTTGACCGGGCTTTTGACGGCGTCGATGAAATGTACGCCATGGCTGAAAAAACTTTGAATGAGACCATTGCGGAACTCGGTGAAGCCGCCCCCATGGCCATGCCGAACACGGGGTACTACCTCGCAAATCATCTGGCCTATCTGGGGAAGAAGATCACCACCCTGGGCCAGTTTAAAGAAACCATGCCTGTAATCAAGGAATGGATCACCCGCGGCCCCAGGCTGGACAATGTGTTCAAGGCCGGTTTTGGTACCTTCCTTGCGGCTGAGATTATCGAGGCCTGCAAGTACGCCAAAAACCCCCAGCCTTACGGCGAGGAATACCATGGCCATCTTTCGGACGCTGAAGCCCGCGAACTGGGCGTGCCCCTTGTTACAGGGGATCTTCCCGGCTTCGTGGTCATCATAGGGCCTGCCCCTTCCGACGAGGAAGCGGTGGAACTCATCAAGGGCTATCAGTCCCGGGCAATTTTTGTGTTCCTCATAGGCGGCATTATCGATCAGGCTAAACGTATGAAGGTCAATATGGGCTTTCCGGTGCGCGTGGTTGCGGTGGGGCCGGATATTTGGGCAGTGGCCCACATCATCTCCTTTGTAAACAGGGCCGCCATGATATTCGGGGCGGTTCAGCCCGGCGACCGCGAGGAACTTGACGATTACACCTTCCACCGCATCAGGGCCTTTGTTAACGCCTTTGATCCGGTCGGCGATATTGTGATCGGCGCAGGAGCCGGGGCAATCGCCATGGGTTTCCCGGTTATTACCAATGATACTAAAGATATGTGGAAGGTTCCCAAGAGCCTCATCATTCAGGAAAACACTAAAGATTTTATTGAGACTTCCCTCGAAGCGCGGGACATTAAACTCAAAATCACCAAAATTGATATTCCTGTTTCGTTCTCCACTGCCTTTGAGGGCGAGATCATACGCCGCGCAGATATGCAGGTGGATATGGACGGTTCGCGCCTCGACTGTTTTGAACTGGTGCGTACCAAAGATTCCAGCGAGATTGAAGATCACAACATAGAAATCATAGGCCCGGACATTGACAGTGTTGAAGTCGGGAGCCGCTTCCCCATCGGCTATGTTGTGGAAGTTGCGGGCAAGAACATGCAGAGCGACTTTGAGCCGGTTTTCGAGCGCCGTTTCCATAATTTTATCAACTGCGCCGAAGGGGTGATGCATACGGGCCAGCGGGATCTTATCCGCATACGGGTGAGCAAGGTTGCCTTTGATGCGGGTTTCAGGGCAAAGCACATCGGCGAAATACTCTACGCCAAAGTCAAAAGCGAATATGACAGCGTGGTGGATAAATGTCAGGTCAAGATTTACACTAATCCTGATGATTTAAAAAGACTTCGGGCCGAGGCCAATGAGATTTACAACAAACGTGACGACCGCCTCAAGTCCCTTACGGACGAGACTGTGCCGGTGTTTTACAACTGCATACTCTGCCAGTCATTTTCGCCCGCCCATGTGTGCATAGTCAGCCCCGAAAGGCTGGGCCTCTGCGGGGCCGTGTCCTGGCTTGACGCCAAGGCTACCAACGAACTCGACCCCAACGGCCCCTGTCAGGTGGTTACCAAGGAACGGGTGGTCGACGAAAACCTCGGCATTTGGGAAGATGTAAACGAAAATGTGCAGCAGGCCTCCCACGGTTCCCTCCAGCAGGTAACGCTTTATTCCATCATGCAGGACCCCATGACAAGCTGCGGCTGTTTTGAGTGCATCTGCGGCATAGAACCCATGAGCAACGGCGTGGTTATCGTAAACCGTGAACATACCGGTATGACTCCTCTGGGCATGACCTTTTCGGAAATGGCTTCCATGACAGGCGGCGGCGTTCAGACCCCGGGTTTCATGGGCCACGGCAAGCACTTTATCGCTTCCAAAAAGTTCATGAAGGCCGACGGCGGTTCGAGGCGTATTGTGTGGATGCCCAAGGCGCTGAAGGATCTGGTGGGTTCACGGCTCAACAAAACCGTGCAGGAACTCTGGGGTGTTGAAGATTTTACCGAAAAAGTCGGCGATGAAACTGTAGCCGAAGATGTGGAAGGGCTTGCAACTTTCCTCGCCGAAAAGGGACACCCGGTTCTGGAAATGGAACCTCTATTATAA
- a CDS encoding ABC transporter substrate-binding protein, with amino-acid sequence MKAIRTVLVLAAVLVIGFTFGACKGGSSKGETINFWMQQYGGNPQGQQDFINGIAAKFKEETGITVNVTYVDWGQAHTKYTLAATGGEAPDVADTFFPYSWVKIGGEKYGLLQIDDVIAEVGSDGFYDVARPECYINGHWYGLPWRGDTRAAVYNQQLFDEFGITEFPKTYAELLDIGKKLTTYNADGSVDRAGFLFSVSQARFDQTWFALLAGHGGKVMNDSYTEFTFNSPAGVESLKFMYDAVFTHHIVPQAVIDPSYDSAQVFMAGKAAIVLGVAPDFFTNVKLNAPQIVPYVRSAIIPSKTGTGPSSIAFAAPVSIFKTTKHPEAAKKWLKYFCSKDVQLEAMKVLGLVNSWLDVMNDSYFQTDPIYKNFTLQTLRTNPGDMPIAEFSEIDAFPSGPLNTMCTQVMAGGDPQTAINECMTKINAIFK; translated from the coding sequence ATGAAGGCCATACGAACAGTATTGGTATTGGCGGCGGTTCTGGTAATCGGATTCACCTTTGGTGCATGCAAAGGTGGTTCATCGAAAGGTGAGACGATTAATTTCTGGATGCAACAGTACGGTGGCAACCCTCAGGGGCAGCAGGATTTTATCAACGGCATTGCTGCAAAATTTAAAGAAGAAACCGGTATTACTGTAAATGTAACTTATGTTGACTGGGGCCAGGCTCATACCAAATATACCCTGGCAGCAACAGGTGGCGAAGCTCCTGATGTAGCCGATACCTTTTTCCCCTATTCATGGGTAAAAATCGGTGGTGAAAAATATGGGCTTTTGCAGATCGATGATGTTATTGCCGAAGTGGGCTCTGATGGATTTTATGATGTAGCCCGGCCAGAGTGTTACATTAATGGTCATTGGTATGGTCTGCCCTGGCGCGGTGATACCCGTGCTGCTGTCTACAACCAGCAGCTTTTCGATGAATTCGGTATTACCGAATTTCCCAAAACCTATGCTGAACTCCTTGATATCGGGAAGAAACTGACTACTTATAATGCTGATGGTTCTGTAGATCGTGCAGGCTTTCTTTTCAGTGTAAGTCAGGCCCGGTTTGACCAGACTTGGTTTGCCTTGTTGGCTGGACATGGCGGAAAGGTGATGAATGATTCCTATACTGAATTTACCTTTAACAGCCCTGCCGGTGTAGAATCCCTCAAATTTATGTATGATGCGGTTTTTACCCATCACATTGTACCCCAGGCTGTAATCGATCCTTCTTATGATAGTGCCCAGGTGTTTATGGCTGGCAAAGCCGCTATCGTTTTGGGGGTAGCGCCGGATTTCTTTACCAATGTAAAATTGAATGCTCCTCAAATCGTTCCTTATGTACGTTCTGCAATTATCCCCTCTAAAACCGGTACAGGTCCTTCATCTATAGCTTTTGCAGCACCTGTAAGCATTTTTAAAACCACCAAACATCCGGAAGCTGCAAAAAAATGGCTCAAATACTTCTGTTCAAAAGATGTACAGCTTGAAGCCATGAAGGTATTGGGTCTTGTAAATAGCTGGCTGGATGTTATGAATGATTCCTATTTCCAGACCGATCCTATCTATAAGAATTTTACCCTCCAGACCCTGCGGACAAATCCCGGGGATATGCCTATTGCCGAATTCAGCGAGATTGACGCGTTCCCCTCAGGGCCACTTAATACCATGTGTACCCAGGTTATGGCAGGCGGTGACCCCCAGACTGCTATCAATGAATGCATGACCAAAATCAATGCTATTTTTAAATAG
- the acsD gene encoding acetyl-CoA decarbonylase/synthase complex subunit delta, with translation MPFKPTPQKFNASIKEVVIGTGDKALTLGGEQVLPLYSFDGEIKNPPKVGVEITDNGPDKNIPGIAAFYAGADTVPDAAAKACSMPGVSFISLALEGADPNGANKSVDDCVALCKAVSDKVTLPLVIQGSGNMEKDKELFPKIAEALQGKNVLLLSAKEENYKPIAVAAVQAYGQKIGAESSVDINLAKQLNVLVSQMGITANSVVMNVGCAVAGYGFEYVASTMERIKGAALVQNDTMLQMPIITPLGTDAWSVKETVVSEEDFPEWGPLEARGVNMEVSTAVAVLAAGSNAVILRHPESIATISKFISDLM, from the coding sequence ATGCCATTTAAACCTACTCCCCAAAAATTCAACGCTTCCATAAAGGAAGTGGTAATCGGGACGGGAGACAAGGCCCTCACCCTTGGGGGCGAACAGGTGCTTCCCCTCTACAGCTTTGACGGCGAGATTAAGAATCCTCCCAAAGTGGGAGTGGAGATCACCGACAATGGGCCGGACAAAAACATTCCCGGCATTGCCGCTTTTTATGCCGGCGCAGACACAGTGCCCGATGCAGCCGCCAAAGCCTGCTCCATGCCCGGCGTAAGTTTTATAAGCCTCGCCCTTGAAGGGGCCGATCCCAACGGGGCCAACAAATCCGTGGACGATTGCGTGGCCCTCTGTAAAGCAGTGTCCGACAAAGTTACCCTTCCCTTGGTAATTCAGGGCAGTGGTAATATGGAAAAGGACAAGGAACTCTTCCCCAAGATCGCAGAAGCCCTGCAGGGGAAAAATGTGCTCCTCCTTTCCGCCAAAGAAGAAAACTACAAGCCCATCGCAGTCGCGGCGGTTCAGGCCTACGGCCAGAAAATCGGCGCAGAATCTTCGGTGGATATCAACCTTGCAAAACAGCTCAACGTGCTGGTGTCCCAGATGGGCATTACCGCCAATTCGGTGGTGATGAACGTGGGCTGCGCAGTCGCAGGTTATGGTTTTGAATATGTGGCCTCCACCATGGAACGCATCAAAGGCGCGGCCCTTGTGCAGAACGACACCATGCTCCAGATGCCCATCATCACCCCCCTGGGAACCGACGCCTGGTCGGTAAAAGAAACCGTCGTAAGCGAAGAAGATTTTCCTGAGTGGGGCCCCCTCGAAGCGAGAGGCGTCAACATGGAAGTTTCCACCGCAGTAGCAGTACTGGCAGCAGGTTCAAACGCAGTAATACTGCGTCACCCCGAATCCATTGCCACGATCTCGAAATTTATTTCGGATCTGATGTAA
- a CDS encoding sugar phosphate isomerase/epimerase family protein, translating to MKIIPSVLNWSYHHIFKNHWASDLDLYLNKAIAIKEKYQIDTLGIDLGLCGDQDVLTHHDKKNILELKAKLDNAGLISIPNVGTLEIHPEPEVTEESLNGIARTMEDAVVLGADHVVFHHNLHGRMTHEKGVRVFYEAARKLNKIAQDRGLICATEEYCSFSGDELYLALRDTPAVGLLNDTGNWLIMGEDPIAAIKKLMGITRHVHLKDYIFEDGIWQSVPLGRGIVDVKRALDIFSDAPVDKILFASIETDLDFNGEDEAMDKSFAYFADWQRNHR from the coding sequence ATGAAGATTATTCCCAGTGTGCTTAATTGGAGTTATCATCATATTTTCAAAAACCACTGGGCCAGTGACCTTGATTTGTATCTCAACAAGGCTATCGCTATTAAGGAAAAATACCAGATTGATACCTTGGGTATTGATCTGGGCCTTTGTGGTGACCAGGATGTCCTAACACATCATGATAAAAAAAATATCCTGGAACTAAAAGCAAAACTTGATAATGCAGGTTTAATTTCTATTCCAAATGTTGGAACCCTAGAAATACATCCTGAACCTGAAGTAACTGAAGAATCACTTAATGGTATTGCAAGAACAATGGAAGATGCTGTGGTATTGGGAGCTGATCATGTAGTTTTTCATCATAACCTCCATGGACGTATGACCCATGAAAAGGGAGTACGTGTTTTTTATGAAGCTGCTCGAAAGCTCAATAAAATTGCGCAAGACCGGGGACTCATCTGCGCTACAGAGGAATACTGCAGTTTTTCCGGGGATGAATTATATCTGGCCCTGCGGGATACCCCCGCAGTAGGATTACTAAATGATACCGGGAATTGGCTTATTATGGGAGAAGACCCCATTGCAGCAATAAAAAAACTCATGGGGATTACCCGCCATGTACACCTCAAGGATTATATTTTTGAAGACGGTATTTGGCAAAGCGTTCCTCTTGGGAGAGGTATTGTTGATGTAAAACGGGCTCTTGATATTTTTTCGGATGCCCCAGTGGATAAAATTCTCTTTGCATCCATCGAGACTGATCTTGACTTTAACGGCGAAGATGAAGCAATGGATAAGAGTTTTGCCTATTTTGCAGATTGGCAAAGAAATCATCGGTGA
- a CDS encoding AAA family ATPase has translation MKIAVTGKGGVGKTTFAAVLARLYASEGRKVLAVDADPDANLGSALGFTPKELEDIMPISKMEALIAERTGSNKDTYGKFFKINPRVDDIPDRFSLEKNAVKLLLMGTVETGGGGCVCPEHIMLKRVISHLVIARDEVVIMDMEAGLEHLGRGTAEMMDRFIVVIEPGERSIQTLAKLKPLAADLGIKKVSVVANKVRGPEDEEFLKKRISAEELLGFVHYNDEVAGADRQGISPFDTSAAAVAEIRKIKERIDAEHQHE, from the coding sequence ATGAAAATCGCGGTTACCGGAAAGGGCGGGGTGGGGAAGACCACCTTTGCGGCGGTGCTTGCCCGTCTCTACGCATCGGAGGGGAGAAAAGTCCTCGCCGTTGACGCAGACCCTGATGCCAACTTGGGTTCGGCCCTGGGCTTCACACCCAAAGAGCTTGAGGACATTATGCCCATTTCTAAAATGGAAGCCCTCATTGCCGAACGTACGGGTTCCAATAAAGACACTTACGGTAAATTTTTCAAAATCAACCCGAGGGTAGACGATATACCCGATCGCTTTTCTCTGGAAAAAAACGCAGTAAAACTGTTACTCATGGGAACTGTTGAAACAGGCGGCGGCGGCTGTGTCTGCCCTGAACACATCATGCTCAAGCGGGTGATTTCCCACCTGGTGATTGCCCGTGACGAAGTGGTCATCATGGACATGGAAGCGGGTCTCGAACATTTGGGCAGGGGCACTGCGGAGATGATGGATCGCTTCATCGTGGTCATTGAACCCGGAGAGCGGAGCATTCAGACTCTGGCGAAACTTAAACCCCTTGCCGCAGACCTCGGCATAAAAAAAGTGAGCGTTGTTGCAAATAAAGTGCGCGGGCCTGAGGATGAGGAATTTTTGAAAAAGCGCATAAGCGCAGAAGAACTGTTGGGCTTTGTTCATTATAACGATGAAGTTGCAGGCGCCGACAGGCAGGGAATTTCTCCTTTTGATACCAGCGCTGCAGCGGTGGCGGAGATAAGGAAAATTAAAGAACGCATTGATGCTGAGCATCAACACGAATAA
- a CDS encoding carbohydrate ABC transporter permease gives MAMGIKKKTITIANTTGHYLIMIGIAIFVLFPYYWLIISSLKPPHQQTLSPTVWIPEYLDFSNYTEVWKTIPMLRYMLNSLFVSACTVAMCLVFSVTAAYSLSRFAFKGKHGVIGTILFSQLIPGMLPFVSFYFMMFNLHLTNNYAGLIIAYAIWGIPFSTLMMRSYFTAALPKELEESAIIDGCTRWGVFLRIAVPLAVPGIIATAIFAFILSWNEFMWASVMMTNNAIKTVAVGIYDYIGQYGGNVRIAMTMATAVLTTLPAMLIFCFLQKYLISGLTSGAVKG, from the coding sequence ATGGCGATGGGCATAAAAAAGAAAACCATAACAATTGCTAATACCACGGGGCATTACCTCATTATGATAGGGATTGCGATTTTTGTACTCTTTCCCTATTACTGGCTTATCATCAGTTCTCTAAAGCCGCCTCATCAGCAAACTCTTTCTCCTACCGTGTGGATACCGGAATATCTGGATTTTTCTAATTATACGGAGGTTTGGAAAACTATACCCATGCTCCGGTATATGCTCAATTCTTTGTTTGTTTCTGCTTGCACTGTAGCTATGTGCTTGGTATTTTCGGTTACTGCTGCGTATAGTCTTTCCCGGTTCGCCTTCAAGGGTAAGCATGGGGTCATAGGCACTATTCTGTTTTCCCAGCTTATCCCCGGTATGTTGCCTTTTGTATCCTTCTATTTTATGATGTTTAATTTGCATCTTACCAATAACTATGCAGGGCTGATTATCGCTTATGCTATTTGGGGCATACCTTTTTCCACTTTGATGATGCGCAGTTATTTTACTGCAGCCCTGCCAAAGGAGCTGGAAGAAAGTGCTATTATAGATGGTTGTACCCGCTGGGGAGTGTTTTTGCGCATAGCTGTACCTTTGGCGGTTCCCGGTATTATTGCCACTGCGATTTTTGCCTTTATCCTTTCCTGGAATGAATTTATGTGGGCCAGCGTCATGATGACCAATAACGCGATAAAGACGGTGGCAGTGGGAATATACGACTATATAGGGCAATACGGCGGGAATGTGCGGATTGCAATGACCATGGCAACTGCAGTGCTGACTACGCTGCCGGCAATGTTGATTTTTTGTTTCTTGCAAAAATACCTTATTAGCGGCCTCACTTCAGGGGCTGTCAAGGGGTAA
- a CDS encoding methyltetrahydrofolate cobalamin methyltransferase: MIIIGEKINGSIPKTATAIAEKNETFIRNLAKKQSAARASYIDVCASVSPEKELETIKWLVDLVQAESEVPISLDSPNANIFKDAIKFCKKPGLINSVSMEGDKIDQVFPVIAETGWNCVALLCDNSGIPQSAAQRVLIFKEILKKAESHKIDPSRLFIDPVVEMLCTSEDGIATVTETIREVKKICPPVHITSGASNISYNLPMRKFINRAFIILCMSAGMDSAIIDPANEDMLALIFATEALLGKDEMCMEYIGAYRDGLFGEVKA, encoded by the coding sequence ATGATTATTATCGGTGAAAAGATCAACGGCTCCATTCCCAAAACCGCAACCGCCATAGCGGAAAAGAACGAAACATTTATCCGCAACCTTGCCAAAAAACAGTCCGCAGCCAGGGCCAGCTATATTGATGTCTGCGCCTCGGTCTCCCCTGAAAAGGAACTCGAAACTATCAAGTGGCTCGTAGACCTGGTTCAGGCCGAATCCGAAGTCCCCATCAGCCTCGACAGCCCCAACGCCAACATCTTCAAAGACGCTATAAAATTCTGTAAAAAGCCCGGCCTTATCAATTCGGTCTCTATGGAAGGCGACAAAATCGATCAGGTTTTCCCGGTCATAGCCGAAACCGGCTGGAACTGCGTAGCCCTCCTCTGCGACAACTCAGGCATACCCCAGTCCGCAGCCCAACGGGTCTTGATTTTTAAAGAAATTTTGAAAAAGGCCGAATCACACAAGATAGACCCCAGCCGCCTCTTCATTGACCCGGTGGTCGAAATGCTCTGCACATCCGAAGACGGCATCGCCACTGTCACCGAGACCATCAGGGAAGTAAAGAAAATCTGTCCCCCCGTGCATATCACCTCAGGGGCCAGCAATATCTCCTACAACCTCCCCATGAGGAAGTTCATCAACCGCGCCTTCATCATACTCTGCATGAGCGCCGGCATGGATAGCGCCATCATAGACCCCGCCAACGAGGACATGCTGGCCCTGATTTTCGCCACCGAAGCCCTCCTGGGCAAGGACGAGATGTGCATGGAGTACATCGGTGCCTACCGGGACGGCCTCTTTGGCGAAGTGAAGGCTTAG
- the cooS gene encoding anaerobic carbon-monoxide dehydrogenase catalytic subunit, whose amino-acid sequence MKPPENITTIEQMEADNAMLKQNACAVCAETYDDRVKAQSPHCKFGEGGICCKNCSMGPCRITAKAPRGICGADAHAIAARNYLRSVAAGTSSHSDHAREILHVLRNASPEGNYKIRDEQKLLSLAKEWEVPTEGRDIYDIARDVADIGLMEFGKPEGTQRFVSRATPERQKVWAEQGILPRAIDREVVTAMHMTHMGNTADAEFLVRQGLRTSIANGWGGSMLGTEVTDILFGTPTVRTTEGNLGVLEKDMVNIVVHGHDPVFSEMVVTAAEVKELTDYAKTKGAKGINIVGLCCTANEVAMRHGVRMAGNFLQQENAILTGVVEMMCVDIQCIFPALPQLAECFHTKFVTSSPIARIPGATHIEFKPETAFQQAKDIVKMAVDNYQNREASKVCIPPSKKNAVVGYPTEQIIKHLDGVTNSHVDELGSYKPAIDAIKAGVLRGAVAIVGCNNPRVRPDYSHFEIMKELLQNDILIVATGCAAQVATKAGLLNYDAKYYCGAGLRRVCELVHIPPILHMGACVDISRMMLLATGIAKDWGVDTTQIPVVGCAPEWMSEKAVSIANYVVSTGLDVYLGIEPQVSGSAQMMELITEGTRKITGAGYIINTDPHELVKNILAGIEAKRTALGI is encoded by the coding sequence TTGAAACCCCCTGAGAATATAACCACTATAGAGCAGATGGAGGCGGATAACGCCATGCTGAAGCAAAATGCCTGTGCGGTCTGTGCTGAAACCTATGACGACAGGGTCAAAGCCCAGAGTCCCCACTGCAAGTTCGGCGAGGGGGGCATCTGCTGCAAAAACTGTTCCATGGGGCCCTGCCGCATCACCGCCAAAGCCCCCCGGGGCATCTGCGGCGCCGACGCCCATGCCATTGCTGCCAGGAATTACCTCCGTTCTGTTGCGGCAGGCACTTCTTCCCACTCTGATCACGCCCGGGAGATACTCCACGTCCTGCGCAATGCCAGCCCCGAGGGGAATTATAAAATCCGGGACGAACAGAAGCTCTTAAGCCTTGCCAAAGAGTGGGAAGTTCCCACCGAGGGCAGGGATATTTATGATATTGCCCGCGACGTGGCTGACATAGGCCTCATGGAATTCGGGAAGCCCGAGGGTACCCAGCGTTTCGTGTCCAGGGCTACCCCCGAACGCCAGAAGGTCTGGGCGGAGCAGGGCATACTGCCCAGGGCTATTGACCGCGAAGTGGTCACAGCCATGCACATGACCCACATGGGCAACACTGCGGACGCCGAATTTTTGGTGCGTCAGGGCCTTCGTACCTCCATTGCCAACGGCTGGGGCGGCTCCATGCTGGGAACTGAAGTTACGGACATACTGTTCGGCACTCCCACGGTACGCACCACCGAAGGCAACCTCGGGGTTCTCGAAAAGGACATGGTCAACATCGTGGTCCACGGCCACGACCCTGTTTTTTCTGAGATGGTGGTTACTGCCGCAGAAGTAAAAGAGCTGACCGACTATGCCAAGACCAAGGGCGCCAAGGGCATCAACATTGTTGGCCTCTGCTGTACCGCCAACGAGGTTGCAATGAGGCATGGGGTCAGAATGGCGGGCAACTTCCTTCAGCAAGAAAACGCCATACTCACCGGTGTGGTGGAAATGATGTGCGTGGATATTCAGTGTATCTTCCCGGCCCTGCCGCAGCTTGCGGAATGTTTCCATACCAAGTTTGTCACTTCTTCTCCCATAGCCCGCATTCCTGGGGCAACCCACATTGAGTTTAAGCCCGAGACTGCGTTCCAGCAGGCCAAAGACATTGTGAAGATGGCTGTCGATAATTACCAGAACAGGGAAGCGTCCAAGGTTTGCATTCCCCCTTCCAAGAAGAACGCCGTGGTGGGCTATCCTACAGAACAGATTATTAAACACCTCGACGGTGTTACCAACAGCCACGTCGATGAATTGGGTTCCTACAAGCCCGCCATTGACGCCATCAAGGCCGGTGTGCTCCGGGGCGCGGTCGCCATTGTAGGCTGTAACAATCCCCGTGTAAGGCCCGACTATTCCCACTTTGAGATAATGAAGGAACTTCTCCAAAACGACATACTCATCGTTGCAACCGGCTGCGCCGCGCAAGTCGCCACCAAGGCGGGGCTTCTCAATTACGATGCAAAGTATTACTGCGGAGCGGGCCTGCGCCGGGTTTGCGAACTGGTACATATTCCGCCCATACTCCACATGGGCGCCTGCGTTGACATCAGCCGCATGATGCTGCTTGCTACGGGCATCGCCAAGGACTGGGGTGTGGATACTACCCAGATTCCGGTTGTGGGCTGCGCCCCCGAGTGGATGAGCGAAAAGGCCGTGTCTATTGCCAACTACGTAGTCTCCACCGGCCTCGACGTGTACCTCGGTATTGAACCGCAAGTTTCAGGCAGCGCCCAGATGATGGAACTTATCACCGAAGGCACCCGGAAGATCACCGGGGCAGGTTACATCATCAACACTGATCCTCATGAACTGGTAAAGAACATACTTGCAGGAATTGAAGCAAAGCGGACGGCTCTGGGTATATGA